A DNA window from Christiangramia salexigens contains the following coding sequences:
- a CDS encoding DMT family transporter: MSNQKQHIINILQLNLAVLLISTSGVLGRYITLPPTVTIFYRTLIASIVFYAFCKWKGISLRIHSGNDWFRIVTAGLFMGVHWITYFYSLQLSNVAIALIALFTYPVMTAFLEPLWLGSKFDKIHLLLALLVLGGIYFLSPNMDLENNYFLAVILGIISALFYASRNLLMKPAVDKYDGTSLMFYQISVILICLLPVVFWVDVNAVLNQWKPIVTLAILTTCLGHTLFLKSFKNFSVTAASIMSSMQPVYGIILGLLFLNEVPALKTVLGGGLIISAVVIESLISIKKAR, from the coding sequence TTGTCGAATCAAAAACAGCACATAATAAATATACTTCAGCTTAACCTTGCTGTACTATTAATCAGTACTTCAGGAGTATTAGGCAGATATATCACCTTACCACCAACGGTTACGATCTTTTACAGAACTCTGATAGCCTCAATTGTTTTTTATGCTTTCTGTAAATGGAAAGGAATCAGTTTAAGGATCCATTCAGGGAACGATTGGTTTCGCATTGTTACCGCGGGTCTTTTTATGGGAGTTCACTGGATAACTTATTTTTATTCATTGCAACTATCCAATGTTGCGATTGCTCTTATAGCCTTGTTTACCTATCCTGTAATGACAGCCTTTCTTGAGCCACTTTGGTTAGGTTCAAAATTTGATAAGATACATTTGTTGCTCGCCTTGCTGGTGTTGGGCGGAATTTATTTTCTGAGTCCTAATATGGATTTGGAAAATAATTATTTCCTAGCCGTGATATTGGGGATAATTTCTGCTTTATTTTATGCGTCCCGTAACTTATTAATGAAACCTGCCGTAGATAAGTACGATGGTACATCTTTAATGTTCTACCAAATTAGTGTAATACTAATTTGTCTGTTACCGGTTGTATTTTGGGTAGATGTTAATGCAGTTTTAAATCAGTGGAAACCTATCGTGACATTGGCAATTTTAACCACGTGCTTGGGGCATACTTTATTTTTAAAGAGTTTCAAAAATTTTTCGGTTACAGCAGCAAGTATAATGAGCAGTATGCAGCCCGTCTACGGAATTATACTGGGACTATTGTTCTTAAATGAAGTACCAGCTTTAAAAACAGTCCTTGGTGGAGGTTTAATTATTAGCGCGGTAGTTATAGAGAGTCTTATATCTATAAAAAAGGCCAGGTAG
- the panB gene encoding 3-methyl-2-oxobutanoate hydroxymethyltransferase gives MSVAKKEYKRVTTKSLVEMKANGEKIAMLTAYDFSMAKIVDGAGIDVILVGDSASNVMAGHETTLPITLDQMIYHATSVVRAIQRALVVVDLPFGSYQSDPKEALRSAIRIMKESGGHAVKLEGGKEVKDSIKRILHAGIPVMGHLGLTPQSIYKFGTYTVRAREEEEAEKLKSDAKMLEKMGCFAIVLEKVPAELAKEVAESISIPVIGIGAGKGVDGQVLVVHDMLGMTHEFNPRFLRRYADLHSEMTKAFENYRDDVKSHDFPSDNEQY, from the coding sequence ATGTCTGTTGCTAAAAAAGAATATAAGCGTGTAACCACCAAATCACTGGTTGAGATGAAAGCGAATGGTGAAAAGATCGCCATGCTTACAGCCTATGACTTTTCCATGGCCAAAATTGTAGATGGTGCAGGAATAGATGTGATCCTGGTTGGGGATAGCGCCAGCAACGTCATGGCCGGGCATGAAACAACTCTACCCATTACACTGGATCAAATGATCTATCACGCAACTAGTGTGGTTAGAGCGATCCAAAGAGCTCTTGTGGTGGTAGACCTTCCTTTTGGTAGTTACCAGAGTGATCCCAAAGAAGCATTGAGATCTGCCATTAGAATTATGAAGGAGAGCGGTGGTCATGCGGTAAAACTTGAAGGAGGAAAAGAAGTTAAAGATTCCATTAAACGTATCTTACACGCCGGAATTCCGGTAATGGGACATCTGGGTTTAACCCCTCAATCCATATATAAATTCGGAACTTATACCGTAAGAGCACGTGAAGAAGAGGAAGCAGAAAAGCTGAAAAGTGATGCCAAGATGCTTGAAAAAATGGGATGTTTTGCAATTGTACTTGAAAAGGTTCCTGCAGAACTTGCGAAGGAAGTAGCAGAAAGCATCAGTATTCCTGTTATTGGTATTGGTGCCGGAAAAGGAGTGGATGGTCAGGTTCTCGTAGTTCATGACATGTTAGGTATGACTCATGAATTCAATCCAAGATTCCTTAGACGTTATGCCGATCTCCATTCAGAAATGACGAAGGCATTTGAAAATTACAGGGATGATGTGAAAAGCCATGATTTTCCCTCAGATAATGAGCAATATTAA
- a CDS encoding CPBP family intramembrane glutamic endopeptidase, producing MRTLKEHPYKFIFLASIAAPVIEESLFRTLIKPSQANLKLFVSALAYLVGLMLIPEEGHWMLRYTLLFLSIYLLYYALGELIPEYTLQRITRWLHKKYVIFWLLTSAIFGFVHIFNYVENVQLDLVLFIMIFPRMIAGFFLGKLKIENRSILWPILLHSMNNSMVLIFMFRYIF from the coding sequence ATGAGAACATTAAAAGAACATCCTTATAAATTCATATTTCTGGCCTCGATTGCTGCCCCTGTTATTGAAGAGAGCCTGTTCAGGACACTAATCAAACCATCACAGGCTAATTTAAAGTTATTCGTTTCTGCCCTCGCTTATTTAGTCGGATTAATGCTGATCCCGGAAGAAGGTCATTGGATGTTGCGCTATACTTTATTATTTTTAAGTATATACCTGTTGTACTATGCTTTGGGGGAACTTATTCCGGAATATACACTACAGCGTATAACCAGATGGCTGCATAAAAAATATGTGATCTTTTGGCTCCTTACCTCTGCCATTTTTGGATTTGTACATATCTTCAATTACGTTGAAAATGTGCAATTAGATCTGGTTCTTTTTATCATGATCTTTCCTAGAATGATCGCGGGATTCTTTCTTGGAAAATTAAAGATTGAAAATAGGTCTATTTTGTGGCCAATCCTTTTGCATAGCATGAATAATTCTATGGTTCTAATATTTATGTTCCGATATATCTTCTGA
- a CDS encoding RluA family pseudouridine synthase, which yields MKQEKILSNKDNLEVLYEDNHVIVVNKRPGDIVQGDKTGDKPLSEVVKSFLKEKYNKPGNVYLGVVHRLDRPTSGIVLFSKTSKALPRLNKLFQKKDAEKTYWAVVKNKPEKDNAELTHYLKRNPKQNKSYAHINEVPDSKKAVLDYRILKELDNYYLLEVDLHTGRHHQIRSQLSSIGCPIKGDLKYGFDRSNKDASIHLHARELRFEHPVKKIPVHIIAQPPEDPIWNACLD from the coding sequence TTGAAACAGGAAAAGATACTTTCCAATAAGGATAATCTGGAGGTCCTTTATGAGGACAATCACGTTATCGTGGTTAATAAAAGACCAGGCGATATAGTCCAAGGCGATAAAACCGGGGACAAACCTTTAAGCGAGGTGGTGAAGTCTTTTCTAAAAGAAAAATATAATAAGCCTGGGAATGTTTATTTAGGTGTAGTTCACCGATTGGACCGCCCTACTAGCGGAATTGTATTATTTTCCAAAACTTCAAAAGCACTTCCCAGATTAAATAAATTGTTTCAAAAAAAGGACGCTGAAAAGACCTACTGGGCTGTTGTAAAGAATAAACCTGAAAAGGACAATGCGGAGCTTACGCATTATTTGAAACGAAATCCAAAACAGAATAAATCCTATGCTCATATCAATGAGGTCCCAGACAGTAAAAAAGCGGTTCTGGATTATAGGATTTTAAAAGAATTGGATAATTATTATTTACTCGAAGTAGATCTTCATACGGGAAGGCATCATCAGATCAGAAGTCAGCTGTCCTCTATTGGTTGTCCTATAAAGGGTGATCTAAAATATGGATTTGACCGCAGTAATAAGGACGCCAGCATACATTTACATGCTCGGGAACTCAGATTTGAACATCCTGTCAAAAAAATTCCTGTTCATATTATAGCCCAACCTCCCGAAGACCCTATCTGGAATGCATGCCTGGATTGA
- a CDS encoding 2-isopropylmalate synthase: MMTDKVEIFDTTLRDGEQVPGCKLNTKQKLKIAARLDELGVDVIEAGFPVSSPGDFTSVQEISKIVKNSAVCGLTRAVKKDIEVAAEALKFATKPRIHTGIGTSDSHIKYKFKASREEILERAATAVEYAKTFADDVEFYAEDAGRTGNEFLAKVCTEAVKAGATVLNIPDTTGYCLPEEYGKKIKYLKDNVVGIENVIISCHCHNDLGLATANAIAGITNGARQIECTINGIGERAGNTALEEVVMILKQHPYLNLNTNINPKLLYDTSLMVSREMGMFVQPNKAIVGANAFAHSSGIHQDGVIKNRETYEIIDPADVGVTESAIVLTARSGRAALAYKAKKMGYNLTKLELDIVYHEFLNFADAKKEVADHDIHTIMDIYRKNNRAIA, from the coding sequence ATGATGACAGACAAGGTAGAAATTTTTGACACGACATTACGCGATGGTGAACAAGTTCCCGGATGCAAATTAAACACAAAACAAAAGTTAAAGATAGCTGCTCGACTGGATGAACTCGGTGTGGATGTAATTGAAGCCGGTTTCCCAGTTTCAAGTCCCGGAGATTTTACTTCGGTTCAGGAAATTTCCAAAATAGTGAAAAATTCTGCCGTTTGCGGTCTAACCAGAGCGGTAAAAAAAGATATCGAAGTTGCGGCCGAAGCTTTAAAGTTTGCAACAAAACCTCGTATACACACGGGAATAGGCACGTCTGATTCTCATATCAAATACAAGTTCAAAGCCAGTAGAGAAGAGATCCTTGAAAGAGCTGCAACTGCAGTAGAATATGCCAAAACCTTTGCTGATGATGTAGAATTCTATGCGGAAGATGCGGGTAGAACCGGGAATGAATTCCTGGCTAAGGTATGTACCGAGGCGGTTAAAGCAGGAGCTACTGTTCTAAATATTCCAGACACAACTGGGTATTGTTTGCCCGAAGAATATGGTAAAAAGATCAAATATCTTAAGGATAATGTGGTAGGCATAGAAAACGTTATTATTTCCTGTCACTGTCATAATGATCTTGGACTGGCTACAGCAAATGCTATCGCTGGTATTACTAATGGCGCGAGACAAATAGAATGTACAATAAATGGGATTGGAGAAAGAGCTGGAAATACTGCCCTTGAAGAGGTAGTTATGATCTTAAAACAACACCCTTATTTAAACCTTAATACCAACATTAATCCTAAATTATTATATGATACAAGTTTAATGGTCTCACGCGAAATGGGGATGTTCGTTCAGCCCAATAAAGCTATCGTTGGAGCCAATGCATTCGCGCACAGCTCCGGTATCCATCAGGACGGAGTGATCAAGAACCGTGAAACCTATGAGATCATAGATCCGGCAGATGTTGGTGTCACTGAATCTGCGATTGTTTTGACTGCCAGAAGCGGAAGAGCAGCTTTAGCTTATAAGGCCAAGAAAATGGGATATAACCTAACTAAATTAGAATTGGATATCGTGTATCATGAATTCCTGAATTTCGCAGACGCTAAAAAGGAAGTGGCAGATCATGACATCCATACGATCATGGATATTTATAGAAAGAATAATAGAGCGATAGCTTAA